From Desulfovibrio intestinalis, one genomic window encodes:
- a CDS encoding PSP1 domain-containing protein — MPIYGLRFRALGQTSYYSGPPGLEPGQHVLIEAEQGHALALIVSGPAHNLPGQESEPLPSILRLASPDDVTRGEANEQLSKEAQVFCRQCIRQRDLDMKLVDVEVFFDRSKLIFYFTAPSRIDFRDLVKDLVREYRARIELRQIGVRHETQMVGAVGNCGMVCCCRRYLRKFAPVTIRMAKEQNLFLNPAKISGICGRLLCCLSYEQDNYDHFHKNCPRLGKKYQTDRGPMKVLRANMFRNSLAVLTETNEEVELTLEEWQALSPHRPESVQCVQNQPRQAPKPQIGDGLLVVSAAPDTLDHLDTMDELFSPDAPANADNSRQEGNGRAHSHNADHGDSGEAHGPDGQGESGKPRRKRRRKPHSKPENQ; from the coding sequence ATGCCCATATATGGCCTGCGTTTTCGCGCGCTTGGCCAGACAAGCTATTATAGTGGCCCTCCTGGTCTTGAACCTGGGCAGCATGTGCTTATCGAAGCTGAACAGGGGCATGCCCTGGCTCTTATTGTTTCTGGCCCGGCCCATAATCTGCCGGGGCAGGAGAGTGAACCGCTGCCTTCAATCCTGCGGCTGGCAAGCCCCGACGACGTTACGCGCGGCGAGGCTAACGAGCAGTTGAGCAAAGAAGCTCAGGTGTTTTGCCGGCAGTGCATCCGCCAGCGTGATCTGGACATGAAGCTTGTGGATGTGGAAGTTTTTTTTGACCGCAGCAAACTCATTTTTTACTTCACAGCGCCCTCGCGCATAGATTTTCGCGATCTTGTCAAAGATCTGGTGCGTGAATACCGCGCCCGCATTGAGCTGCGCCAGATTGGTGTGCGTCACGAAACGCAGATGGTCGGCGCTGTGGGCAACTGCGGCATGGTTTGCTGCTGCCGTAGGTACCTGCGCAAATTTGCGCCTGTGACCATTCGTATGGCCAAGGAGCAAAACCTTTTCCTGAACCCGGCCAAAATTTCCGGCATCTGCGGTCGCCTGCTGTGCTGCCTTTCGTATGAGCAGGACAACTACGACCATTTCCATAAGAATTGTCCTCGGCTTGGCAAAAAATACCAGACCGACAGAGGCCCAATGAAGGTGCTGCGGGCCAATATGTTCCGCAACTCGCTGGCTGTGCTCACCGAAACAAATGAAGAAGTTGAACTGACACTCGAAGAGTGGCAGGCACTTTCGCCACATCGGCCAGAATCCGTGCAGTGCGTTCAAAACCAGCCGCGGCAAGCGCCCAAGCCGCAGATTGGCGACGGCTTGCTGGTGGTTTCTGCCGCGCCTGACACCCTTGATCATCTTGATACGATGGATGAACTTTTTTCGCCGGATGCCCCCGCGAATGCTGATAATAGTCGGCAAGAAGGCAACGGTCGTGCCCATAGCCACAACGCTGACCACGGCGACAGTGGTGAAGCGCACGGCCCCGACGGGCAGGGCGAATCAGGCAAGCCCCGGCGCAAAAGGCGTCGGAAACCGCATAGTAAACCAGAGAATCAATAG
- a CDS encoding HD domain-containing protein, whose translation MIQRDEALKLLADHETPPSLMQHALATEAIMRDLAHRLNEDENVWALTGLLHDLDYPTTSENPQRHGLDSAEQLSGKLPEAALAAIRAHAAEMNGAQPESRFDYALRCGESVTGLISAAALMRPTGIDGMEVKSIKKKMKDKAFAASVSRENIRQCAEAGLELDEFLALSIEAMRAYAEELGLSK comes from the coding sequence ATGATACAAAGAGACGAAGCTTTAAAACTTTTGGCTGACCACGAAACTCCGCCCTCGCTCATGCAGCATGCACTGGCTACCGAAGCCATTATGCGCGATTTGGCGCATCGTCTGAACGAAGACGAAAACGTATGGGCCCTTACGGGTTTGCTCCACGATCTCGACTACCCTACCACGTCAGAAAATCCGCAGAGGCACGGACTGGACAGTGCAGAGCAACTGTCTGGCAAGTTGCCTGAAGCCGCTCTTGCCGCCATTCGTGCTCATGCTGCCGAGATGAACGGTGCCCAGCCCGAAAGCCGCTTTGATTACGCCTTGCGCTGTGGTGAAAGCGTTACAGGCCTTATCAGTGCTGCGGCTCTCATGCGGCCTACTGGCATTGATGGTATGGAAGTGAAGAGCATCAAAAAAAAGATGAAAGACAAGGCCTTTGCAGCCAGTGTCAGCCGTGAAAATATACGCCAGTGTGCCGAGGCAGGGTTGGAGCTTGACGAATTTCTGGCTTTGTCCATTGAAGCCATGCGCGCCTATGCCGAAGAACTTGGATTGAGCAAATAA
- a CDS encoding ATP-dependent 6-phosphofructokinase produces MNNECTMQTDIRTLGPCKLDSNLPYRTWADDKSIQIFVDEELTEDAGQPFSVCFEAAGPRRKLYFDTTRAKCAIVTCGGLCPGINDVIRAIVMEAFHAYNVPSILGIPYGLEGFIPKYGHTLQELTPKGVADIHRFGGTMLGSSRGPQSAEEIVDTLERSNVNALFVIGGDGTMKAARAISNEVQARNLKISVLGIPKTIDNDINFIPQSFGFETAVFKATEAIECAHTEACGVPNGIGIVKLMGRESGFIAARAALALKEVNFVLIPEAPFTLDGEGGLLPALEERLKARGHAVIVAAEGAGQHLLAEQSGTDASGNPVLGDISELLRQSVNTYLDARGMAHSIKYIDPSYIIRSIPANANDKVYCGFLGQYAVHAAMAGRTDMVVGKIQDRYVHLPLELVTRKRRKLNIYSDLWRAVLESTGQGMLKGMLPPI; encoded by the coding sequence ATGAATAACGAATGCACAATGCAAACGGACATCCGCACCCTTGGCCCCTGCAAGTTGGACTCAAATCTGCCCTACCGCACATGGGCCGATGACAAATCCATACAAATATTCGTGGATGAAGAGTTGACTGAAGATGCGGGTCAGCCGTTCAGTGTATGTTTTGAGGCCGCAGGGCCGCGCCGCAAGCTGTACTTTGACACTACTCGGGCCAAATGCGCCATTGTCACCTGCGGCGGACTCTGCCCGGGCATCAATGACGTTATCCGTGCCATTGTTATGGAAGCCTTTCATGCCTATAATGTGCCTTCCATCTTGGGTATTCCATACGGCCTTGAAGGTTTTATTCCCAAATACGGGCACACACTTCAAGAGTTGACTCCCAAGGGCGTGGCAGACATTCACCGCTTTGGCGGCACCATGCTTGGTTCTTCACGGGGACCGCAGTCTGCCGAAGAAATTGTGGATACGCTGGAACGCAGCAACGTCAATGCACTCTTTGTCATTGGCGGTGACGGCACAATGAAGGCCGCACGGGCCATCAGCAATGAAGTACAGGCTCGTAACCTAAAAATTTCCGTTCTCGGCATTCCCAAAACCATTGATAATGACATTAACTTCATTCCCCAGTCCTTTGGTTTTGAAACCGCTGTCTTCAAGGCCACTGAAGCCATTGAATGCGCTCATACCGAGGCCTGTGGCGTACCCAACGGCATTGGCATCGTAAAACTTATGGGACGCGAATCGGGATTTATTGCCGCGCGCGCCGCCCTGGCGTTGAAAGAAGTGAATTTTGTGCTCATTCCCGAAGCGCCGTTTACCCTTGACGGTGAAGGAGGACTGCTGCCCGCACTTGAAGAACGCCTGAAAGCACGCGGACACGCCGTTATTGTGGCAGCCGAAGGCGCTGGCCAGCATCTGCTGGCAGAACAGAGCGGCACGGATGCCTCGGGCAATCCTGTGCTGGGAGACATATCCGAACTGCTGCGCCAATCTGTTAACACCTACCTTGATGCACGCGGCATGGCCCACTCCATAAAGTACATAGATCCGAGCTATATTATCCGTTCCATTCCGGCCAATGCCAACGATAAGGTCTATTGCGGCTTTTTGGGGCAATACGCCGTGCATGCCGCTATGGCTGGCCGCACAGACATGGTGGTGGGCAAAATCCAAGACCGCTATGTGCACCTGCCTCTGGAATTGGTCACGCGCAAACGCCGTAAGCTCAACATTTACTCGGATCTTTGGCGGGCAGTACTTGAATCAACAGGTCAAGGCATGCTCAAGGGCATGCTGCCGCCTATTTAG
- a CDS encoding UvrD-helicase domain-containing protein: MQHLRQVKASAGSGKTYELTRCFLQRLVSCGAPGRAASPACALGSGGPCGWGDILAVTFTNAAATEMRERVIRQLKSAALGCPMQGIALDSVAAGRWVDAIMRDMSALNIRTIDSLLHLIVRAAALELKLHPDFQPVFATEEALTPYLDLLMEKAWQGDEAMRDLLRQVCRAMVWYGGSKGFLAGEKLLHQLRPLLNSALLGDFGELSSYDELDERLTALNKTAHETAVHLLQLAASRELPWQANALKAVTAWSNGERKTSAYLCKDEAAQVFKKGAKIDNEVEHAYAAFSQAAQAYTTDGLILRQALRLEPSIRMARILAAAFSHNQEQEGTLPGLLVPYMARQVLESDHGVPDTLCRLGSRLSHFLVDEFQDTSQEQWRALRPLVEEALAHGGSLTWVGDVKQSIYGWRDGDPELFDGILDDRGLTAIAATTSRDSLPFNWRSSRQVVEHNNALFSPLEQPETARAVMSALLPNEMPLDLREEIMTSSVNALVSAFAGTRQQCPEHTPDSGFVQIEDISADSAELLNDAVFTRLSDILHEDIAPHRPWADVLVLVRSNNGAALLADHLVRQGIPVITENSLLLSAHPLVIQTVAFLAFLDSPDDNIAFLTLITGNIFHDHADAADLAHTNLDGWCALQKKGFLYQNFRQRWPHVWQTLLAPFFSQSGLMTPYDTVLEWYARLQVEQRFPEATTFLRRFMEVLHSAEEKGLATLSTFLEHWSEKSNEEKVPMPENMDAVRIMTVHKSKGLEAPVVFVPFTGLSLSVSDKPVRDERQGLSMMVRNQKALGRPYYEDLARQARESLNLLYVAFTRARDALYVFRTSAKRQSPVLAGLDILWERTGWQPPYTLGSLASAPEAIEPAGLAAQASVVRAPEKNMAVQSDAAKGTAQAKMEPVIISMPASNLDHTIPEDWRPMQWLPRLKIFRNPLAAFSFRPEDRGNLLHFCLEHLRLTGNPQEDVQAALHFGLRHYPLPVPDDADLRQGVTEALHWLATQPQTTRWLEKGWPEHSIMTEDGQLLRMDLLVRESWGLLVLDYKSGQPEDEHVDQVRKYLTCLNQGNDEEQTPARGLLVYLDQRRFRLVTQDSASELVPHCHDLLPIKEDLS, from the coding sequence ATGCAGCACTTACGCCAAGTTAAGGCATCTGCCGGGTCGGGAAAAACCTATGAACTGACGCGCTGTTTTTTGCAGCGCCTTGTGAGTTGCGGCGCACCGGGCAGAGCAGCCTCCCCTGCTTGCGCCCTTGGTTCAGGCGGTCCCTGCGGCTGGGGCGATATTCTGGCTGTAACCTTCACTAATGCCGCAGCCACCGAAATGCGAGAGCGCGTCATCAGGCAACTGAAAAGCGCGGCCTTGGGCTGCCCAATGCAAGGGATCGCCCTTGACTCCGTAGCAGCTGGACGCTGGGTTGACGCCATCATGCGTGACATGAGCGCCCTGAATATACGTACCATTGACAGTCTGCTGCACCTCATAGTTCGTGCTGCGGCTCTGGAACTCAAGCTACACCCAGACTTTCAGCCTGTTTTTGCAACTGAAGAAGCCCTGACGCCTTACCTTGATCTTTTGATGGAAAAAGCGTGGCAGGGTGACGAAGCTATGCGCGACCTCTTGCGGCAAGTTTGCCGGGCTATGGTCTGGTACGGAGGCAGCAAGGGCTTTTTGGCTGGAGAAAAACTGCTCCATCAGTTACGCCCCTTGCTGAATAGCGCGCTTCTGGGTGATTTTGGCGAACTTTCTTCATATGACGAGCTTGATGAACGCCTGACGGCCCTCAACAAGACCGCACACGAAACCGCAGTTCACTTGTTACAACTGGCAGCCAGCAGGGAACTGCCCTGGCAAGCCAATGCCTTGAAAGCCGTTACAGCCTGGTCCAATGGCGAGCGTAAGACATCAGCCTATCTGTGCAAGGACGAAGCAGCTCAGGTTTTCAAAAAAGGGGCTAAAATCGACAACGAGGTGGAGCACGCTTACGCAGCTTTTTCCCAGGCAGCCCAGGCGTACACAACTGACGGGCTCATCTTGCGGCAAGCCTTGCGCCTTGAACCTTCCATCCGGATGGCCCGCATTCTTGCTGCGGCCTTTTCGCACAATCAGGAACAGGAAGGCACCCTGCCGGGCTTGCTTGTGCCCTATATGGCGCGACAGGTGCTGGAAAGCGATCATGGCGTGCCCGACACTCTTTGCCGTCTGGGCAGCCGCCTCAGTCATTTTCTTGTAGATGAATTTCAGGATACGAGCCAGGAGCAATGGCGCGCTCTGCGTCCATTGGTGGAAGAAGCCCTTGCCCACGGCGGTTCACTGACCTGGGTGGGCGACGTTAAGCAATCAATCTACGGCTGGCGTGACGGCGACCCTGAACTTTTCGACGGCATTTTGGACGACAGGGGCCTCACGGCTATTGCCGCAACTACCAGCCGTGACAGCCTGCCCTTCAACTGGCGCAGCAGTCGACAGGTGGTGGAGCATAATAATGCCCTTTTTTCGCCTCTGGAGCAGCCAGAGACAGCACGCGCCGTCATGAGCGCCCTCTTGCCCAACGAAATGCCGTTAGATCTGCGCGAAGAAATTATGACGTCATCTGTCAATGCTCTTGTAAGCGCCTTTGCTGGTACAAGGCAGCAATGCCCGGAACACACGCCTGACAGTGGTTTTGTTCAGATTGAAGACATATCAGCTGACTCTGCCGAACTTTTGAATGACGCAGTTTTCACGCGCTTGAGCGACATCCTGCACGAAGATATTGCTCCGCACCGTCCCTGGGCCGATGTTCTGGTTCTGGTGCGCAGCAATAACGGGGCAGCGCTTCTGGCCGACCATCTTGTACGTCAGGGCATCCCGGTCATTACTGAAAACAGTCTTCTTCTTTCTGCCCACCCTCTGGTTATCCAAACTGTGGCCTTTCTGGCGTTTTTGGACAGCCCGGATGATAACATCGCTTTTCTGACCCTTATTACGGGCAATATTTTTCATGACCATGCAGATGCAGCCGACCTTGCCCATACAAATTTGGACGGCTGGTGCGCCTTACAAAAAAAAGGCTTTTTGTATCAAAATTTTCGGCAGCGCTGGCCTCATGTATGGCAGACATTGCTGGCTCCTTTCTTCAGCCAGTCGGGCCTCATGACGCCGTATGACACGGTGCTTGAATGGTACGCGCGCCTTCAGGTTGAACAGCGTTTTCCTGAAGCAACCACTTTTTTACGCCGCTTTATGGAAGTGTTGCACAGTGCTGAAGAAAAAGGACTTGCCACTCTCTCTACCTTTCTTGAGCACTGGAGTGAAAAAAGTAACGAAGAAAAAGTTCCTATGCCGGAGAATATGGATGCCGTGCGCATCATGACCGTGCACAAGTCAAAGGGGTTAGAAGCTCCTGTGGTTTTTGTTCCTTTTACTGGCCTGAGTCTCTCCGTTTCAGACAAGCCGGTACGTGATGAACGCCAGGGGTTGAGCATGATGGTGCGCAATCAGAAAGCCCTTGGACGTCCATATTATGAAGATTTGGCCCGGCAGGCCCGTGAAAGCCTCAACCTGCTCTATGTGGCTTTTACGCGCGCCAGAGACGCCCTGTATGTCTTTCGCACCTCGGCCAAACGGCAGTCGCCCGTCCTTGCGGGCCTGGACATTCTGTGGGAGCGCACGGGCTGGCAGCCTCCCTATACCCTTGGCAGTCTGGCTTCTGCTCCAGAAGCCATTGAGCCCGCCGGGCTGGCAGCACAGGCATCTGTCGTGCGCGCACCTGAAAAAAATATGGCGGTACAGTCCGACGCTGCCAAGGGAACAGCACAGGCAAAGATGGAACCTGTAATAATTTCCATGCCTGCCTCAAATCTGGACCATACCATTCCTGAAGACTGGCGACCCATGCAGTGGCTGCCTCGTTTGAAAATTTTCCGCAACCCGCTGGCGGCGTTTTCTTTCAGGCCTGAAGACAGAGGTAATTTACTGCATTTTTGCCTGGAACATTTGCGCCTCACGGGCAATCCGCAAGAAGACGTACAGGCAGCCCTGCATTTCGGTTTGCGTCATTATCCTCTGCCCGTCCCCGATGACGCAGATCTGCGCCAGGGCGTAACAGAGGCATTGCACTGGCTGGCAACCCAGCCACAGACAACTCGCTGGCTTGAAAAAGGCTGGCCCGAACATTCTATCATGACCGAAGACGGCCAACTTTTGCGCATGGACCTGTTAGTACGGGAAAGCTGGGGTCTGCTGGTTCTTGATTACAAAAGCGGCCAACCTGAAGACGAACATGTGGATCAGGTCAGAAAATACCTTACCTGCCTGAACCAGGGGAATGATGAAGAGCAAACGCCTGCCAGGGGTTTGCTGGTATACCTTGACCAGCGGCGCTTTCGCCTTGTGACACAGGACAGTGCTTCAGAGCTCGTTCCACACTGTCATGACCTGCTGCCCATCAAAGAAGATCTGTCATGA